A stretch of Heptranchias perlo isolate sHepPer1 unplaced genomic scaffold, sHepPer1.hap1 HAP1_SCAFFOLD_90, whole genome shotgun sequence DNA encodes these proteins:
- the LOC137319825 gene encoding probable G-protein coupled receptor 139, whose protein sequence is MKLIYYPLLAAVSVPVNLLTIAILSRGKCGLSKCVTRYLVSMAAADLLVVITDLILRQIPIVYRSLFVFLRHFPVCNIHAVLLYAVTDCSAWFTVTFTFDRFVAICCQKLKTKYCTEKTAAVVLGTVSVLSCLKNIFWYFMFEDPYLLSNTPWFCFGVTGVSISPVWAGIELLHYILTPCVPFILILFLNALTVRHIFVASRARRRLRSHSNGESPRDPEMESRRKSMILLFVISGNFIVLWVVFMLDSINRRLLHMALTSVILPPLVQELGFMLQLLSCCTNTGIYAVTQAKFREQLKNLVKYPFTVIVKFIK, encoded by the exons ATGAAACTAAtttactatccgctcctcgctgctgTCAGTGTTCCTG TGAATTTATTGACAATTGCGATCCTGTCtcgtggaaagtgcggtctctccaaatgtgtcactcgctatctGGTGTcaatggcagcggcggatctactggtcgttatcactgatctgatattgagACAGATTCCCATTGTTTATCGTTCACTGTTCGTTTTTCTACGCCACtttcccgtgtgtaatatccacgccgtcctgctttatgcagtcacGGACTGTTCTGCCTGGTTCACCgtaactttcacctttgatcgatttgtggccatttgttgccagaagctgaaaacgaaatattgcaccgagaaaacggcggctgtcgttctgggaacagtgagtgtgctgagctgtttaaagaatattttctggtactttatgttcgaAGATCCATATTTGCTTTCCAATACCCCTTGGTTTTGTTTTGGAGTGACGGGTGTTTCAATATCACCAGTATGGGCAggaatcgaactccttcattatatcctCACCCCTTGTGTCCCATTTATTCTGATTCTGTTCCTTAATGCTTTAACAGTCAGACACATTttcgtggccagcagagcccgcaggagactccggagtcacagcaatggggagagtcccagagacccagagatggagagtcgcaggaaatcaatgattttactgtttgttatctcagGAAACTTTATCGTGTTATGGGTGGTGTTTATGTTGGATTCTATTAATCGACGATTGTTGCATATGGCGCTAACGTCTGTAATTCTACCTCCActtgtacaagaactgggatttatgctccagctcctgagttgctgcacaaacaccggtatttatgccgtgacccaggcgaaattcagagagcagttgaagaacctggtgaaatacccctttactgtaattgttaaattcattaaatag